GCGGCACGCCCGCGAGCACGAGCCCGACCTCCCAGCGCGCCATGCGCGTCACGGCGAGCGGCGCTGCGCCGCGGCGCGCGAACCACTTCCACCACCCGTAACAACCGAGCGCGAAGAACACGGCCTGCAGGGCCATGTCGGCGTAGAGGCGCGCCTCGAAGAACACCGCGAAGTAGAGCGCGTTGTTCGCGAGCCCGAGCGGCCAGCTGAGGATGTGCTGCCGCACCGCGAGCCACACGCACGCGCCGCCGCTGATGAAGCCGAGCGTCTCGGTCCAGGTGAAGGGGGCGAGCTGCGTGGCGGTGGCGAGCAGGAGGGCGAGCGAGGCGACAGCGAGGACGGCGAGCTCGAGGGGGGCGATCCGCGCGTCCGCGCGCCGAGTTGCCGTGCGCCCGGCTTCACTCATCTCAGCCTCGCAGGAACGAGCGGGCGACGAGGCCGCAGAGAGCCCTCGTGGCGCATGCGCACTCGCGACGCCTCATCCCCCACGCCCCGGCGGGTGCGCACAGGATCATGGCAAAGATGAGGCCGGTCCCCGCCGAGTCCCGCTCCCCCTCCAACCACCACGCGATCGCCGCGAGCGCAGTGGCAGTCCAAACGAAGTCGAGCGCGCGAAGGGCGCGCGAACGCCGCGCGGGCATTGCGCCGCACACGCAGTAGATGACGCGTTCTGGTCGCGAGCATTGCGGCCCTCGCTCGTCAGAACTTCAGCAGCTCCACCTCGAGCTTCGCGAGGTCGACCACGCCGACCGCGTTGTGGCCTTCGAGGAAGCCCGCGCACTCGCCCGGGTTGAAGAGCAGTGCGCCGCCGCGGCGCTCGAGCACGAGGCGATGGTTGTGGCCGTGCAGCACGAGGTCGTGGGCGGCGAG
The window above is part of the Deltaproteobacteria bacterium genome. Proteins encoded here:
- a CDS encoding nicotinamide mononucleotide transporter, with the translated sequence MSEAGRTATRRADARIAPLELAVLAVASLALLLATATQLAPFTWTETLGFISGGACVWLAVRQHILSWPLGLANNALYFAVFFEARLYADMALQAVFFALGCYGWWKWFARRGAAPLAVTRMARWEVGLVLAGVPLATLGLREVLIAANGAAPLLDALTTAISLAAQYLLGRKRLENWGLWILADVIYVPLYVSRGLHLTAVLYAIFLAMCIVGLRDWLRAHRAGAGA